The Pseudomonadota bacterium region TAAACCTAAGGCTCTTTAGACCATTCCCGACAAAAGAACTATTATTCGCATTGAAGGGCAAAAAAAGGGTTGCGGTGATCGAGCGGGTTATGCCAGGTGGTGCTACAAACGGCCCCCTCTTTAACGAAATCTCATCCCTTGTCCATAGCAATCGAATGAATATATCTATAGAGGATTATATTGTCGGCCTCGGTGGGAGAGACGTCCTTCCAGAAGATTTTAGAGATATATTCGATGAAATAAAAGCTACCCCGGGAAAAAGGACCAAATCAAAGAAAGACAAAAACTTTAGTGTAATAGGGGTGAGAGGATGATGTTACCAAGTATTGATATCTATGCGGCAAATACAGTTTCAAGGGAAGAATTTGCCGTCTCGGGTCACAGGGCATGCCAGGGTTGTGCAGAGATACTTGCAGTAAGGTTAGCCCTTAAAGCTTTTGGACGTAATACAATAATGGTAATGGCCACAGGCTGTATGGAGATTATATCTACTCCGCTCCCTACTACTGATTGGAAACTACCATGGATCCATGTTGCCTTTGAGAACGCCGCCGCTGTTGCATCAGGTGTTGAATCGGCACTCAAGATTCTCATGGAAAAGAATAAGATTCCACGGAAGGATATCAATGTGGTTACTATAGGTGGTGACGGTGGAACAAGTGATATAGGACTCCAGGCACTCTCAGGTGCACTGGAGCGAGGACACAAGTTTACCTATATATGTGTGGATAACGAAGCCTATATGAATACAGGGATTCAACGTTCATCTTCCACACCATATGGTGCCATGACTACTACAACCCCTCCTGGAAAGAAGAGTATAGGACAATCCACTTGGAAGAAGGATATGCCAAAAATTGCTGCAGCCCATAACATTCCTTATGTTGCCACAGCCTGTCCTTCATACCCCTTTGACCTTCTTGCCAAAATAAAGAAGGCAAAAATGGTATATGGACCATCATATATCCATGTACTCTCGGTATGTCCCACGGGCTGGAGGATACCTTCTAATATGGCGATAAGATATGGAAGGCTTGCGGTTGAGACAGGTATATTCCCATTATACGAGATAGAAAACGGCGAATACAGACTTACATATAATCCGGAACCGCTGAGGCAGGTTGGAGATTACCTTAACGGGCAGGGCAGGTTCAGACACCTGACCCCCGAGACAATATCAGAGATACGGGAACACGTGAATGCAGATTGGGAGAGATTGAAACATTTATGCGGAGTGAAGTAGTGGGTATAAAAAAATTAGGTGGTAGACATTATATTATATTCTGCCTACTGCCTACTGATTTCTGCTTACTGATTACCTAAGAAGGGGGTATTATGGAGGTTGATATTGGAAAGCTAAACACCATTTTAAACAAGTATGGCGGGGATAAATCATATATACTCGCTATGTTTCAAGATATTCAAAAGGAATACAGATACCTGCCAAAAGATACCCTCAAATATATATGTGACAAATTAAATATACCATTTAGCAAGGGTTATGAGGTTGCCACATTTTACAAAGCTATTTCTCTCAAACCGAGAGGTAAACATACGATCCATGTATGTCTTGGAACAGCGTGCCATCTTCGTGGTGGGCCAAACATTCTTGATTCATTTGAACGTGTGCTCAACGTAAAGAAGGGGGATACAACCGGAGACGGTATGTTTACCCTTGAATCAGTGAATTGTCTTGGTGCATGTGCCTTAGCGCCTCTTGTAAAGGTTGATGAAAAGGACTTTGGAAAGACAACGTCAGTTACGGTTAATAAGATAATCAGTGAATTTAAAGATGGAGAATAATTATGATTATTTCGCCTGAACAACTCGATAACATTGCTTTAGAATACAAGAAAAAGGTTAAAATATATGACAAGGTCGTAAAAATCTGCTGCGGAACAGGCTGTATATCATCAGGGTCTCTTAAATTATACGATAGATTTAAGGATATTATTAATCTTGAGGGTCTTGCAGCAAAGGTGCTTGTAAAAAAAACGGGTTGCCATGGATTGTGCGAGAGAGGACCTATTGTTGTTTTTGGTGATGATGAAATATTATATCAAAGTGTCGGTAAAAGAAATGTAAATGAGGATGTAAAGTCGTTAATAGAAACTATTAAAAGTAATAAGATTGCAGATAAACTCCTCTATAAAGGCGATGATAAAACCAAAAGGTATGTGTCACCCCTCGATATTCCGTTCTACGCGGGTCAAAATAGGATTGTTCTCTCTCTAAATGGCACAATCGACCCTGAAGATATAGATGAGTATATACAACGGGGAGGTTACAGGGCACTCTACAAAGCACTCAAAATGAATACAGATGAAATTATCGATTGGGTGCAAAAATCAGGTTTACGAGGGAGAGGTGGGGGTGGTTTTCCCACAGGTGCAAAATGGCGTTCCTGCAAAGATGCTGAAGGACAACCTAAATATATTCTTGCAAATGGAGATGAGGGAGATCCCGGTGCCTTTATGGATAGGTCGCTTATGGAAGGAAATCCTCATGCTGTACTTGAAGGGATGATCATAGGTGGCTATGCCATTGGCTCTAATCAGGGATATATATATGTGAGGGATGAGTATCCTCTTGCCGTTAATAGACTTTCAAAGGCGATTGAAAAGGCGAGGGAATATGGCTTCCTCGGTAGAAATATATTTAATTCAGGCTTTAAATTCGACATCACCATATTCAGGGGTGGCGGTGCCTTTGTCTGTGGGGAATCCACGGCACTTATGTCCTCTATCGAGGGCAAAGCTGGAGAACCAAGGGCAAAATATGTCCACACAGTGGAGAAAGGACTCTGGGAAAAACCTTCAAATTTAAACAATGTTGAGACATGGGCCTGTGTTCCCCATATAATCAATAAAGGATGGGAATGGTTTGCATCGATTGGTACTCAAGGAAGTAAAGGGACAAAGGTCTTTTCGCTTGTAGGTAAGGTAAAAAATACAGGGTTAATAGAAGTCCCGATGGGAATGACATTAAGGGAAATTATCTTTGGACTGGGAGGGGGTATTCAAGGGGATAAAAAATTCAAGGCAGTTCAAACCGGTGGTCCATCTGGCGGTTGTATACCTGCAGAATATCTTGAAATGCCTGTAGATTTTGATTCCCTTACAAAACTCGGTTCTATGATGGGCTCTGGTGGGATGATAGTTATGGATGAGAGAAACTGTATGGTAGACGTGGCACGCTATTTTTTAACATTTCTTGTCGAGGAATCCTGCGGAAAGTGTACACCATGCAGGGAAGGCGTGAGAAGGATGTATGAGATTGTGGAGCGTATATGCAATGGGAATGGGGATAAGGGCGATATTGAACATCTTGAAGAGCTTGCAAGGGCAATCAATCTGGGTTCTCTTTGCGCCCTCGGTCAAAGTGCACCCAATCCTGTCCTCTCAACAATCAAATATTTTAAAGATGAATACCTGGCACATATAGAAGATAAGAAGTGCCCTGCTGGTGTATGCAAAGCCCTTATAAAATTCAGTATTGTTCCGGAAAAATGCACCGGCTGTACCCTTTGCGCCCATGAATGCCCTGTCAAGTGTATAACAGGGAAGAAAAAGGAAGTACATACAATAGATCAGGCACAATGTATACGATGTGGTACCTGCTATGATAATTGCCGTTTTGATGCGATAAAAATCGAATAGGGAGATATAATTATGGTTGAGTTCAAGATAAATGGCAAATTGGCAAAGGGAGAAAAAGGCGAGCCTATTCTTAATATAGCAAGAAGGGAAGGTCATGTTATACCAAGCCTCTGTTACCATGAAACCCTTGGTTCTGATGGCAGGTGCAGACTGTGTGTAGTAGAGGTAAGGAAGGGAAACAGAAAAAGAATTGTTACATCATGTCTGTATGGTGCAGAGAATGGCATTGAGGTATATACAGAATCGCCTGATGTCTGGCTTGTCAGAAAAACTGTTCTTGAGCTTTTACTCGCCAGATGTCCGGATTCAGAAATAATCCACCATCTTGCCGGACAATACGGTGTAAAGAATGTTAGGTACACCAAGGACAAGGATAAAGGGAAATGTATTTTATGCAGTTTATGTGTAAGAACCTGTGAGTCAATTGTAGGTGTCTCTGCCATTGACATGAGCGGTAAGGGCCCTGCAAAAAAGGTTACAACACCATTTGATGAACCATCGGATGTATGTATAGGATGCGGCGCCTGTGTTGTGGTGTGTCCAACAGGACACATCTATATGGAGGATAAAAGTGGTGTAAGGACAATCTGGAAAAAGCAGTTTGAGCTTGCCAGATGCCCAAAATGTGGTAGATACCATGCGCCTGTTGAGCAACTGCAATTCATCTCACAAAAATCAGGAACATCCGTTGATGAACTGCTTGTATGTCAGGATTGCAAGTAGTCAATTTATAAAAATGAATAATATTTAAATAAATTAATATATATTGAAAAAGTTTTTTAAAAAAAATATAATAAGTGATTAATATCACTGAAAAAGTTTTTATTTTACTATAAATATATTGTATACTATAGATGAACTATTGAATATTAAATAAGGGATATAGTATGTCCATTGACCTATACAAAATAGGGCAATTTCTAAAAGAAAAAAGGGAAGAAAAAGGATTAACAATAGTTGAAATATCAAATGTTTTATTTTTAAGAAAATCATTAATAGAGGCTATTGAATCTGGTAATTGGGATGTTCTACCTCATCCAGTATATGTAAAAGGCTACATAAAAGAATACGCAAGTTTATTAAAGGTTTACGATGAAATAGTTCACGATTTGGTTGAAGAAAACAATGCTGTGGTCATAGATGTTCCAGTACAACAGAAATCCGAACCAAAGCGTAAAAAACTATCTAAAACAATATTATTATATCCCGTAACCATTGCCCTTATAATAACAGTTTTTTTTATCTTCAATAAAACACAAAACAACCAAACACCAACCATAAAATTAGGGAATGCAACAGGACATATTTCTGCAAGTTCATATAACAATAATGGTGTTGATAAAAAAAATATCCCTAATATTCCTGACGTAAAAAGACTCATGATTACCTGTCATGAAAGAACATGGATAAGCGTTGTTATTGACGAAACAGAGAAAAAGGAATTTATGCTAAACCCGCAGGAAATTATAATGTTGAATGCAAAAGAAAAGTTTGACCTACTCATTGGAAATGCAGGTGGTGTAAAACTTTTCTTAAATGGCAAAGATATTGAATTCACTGGAAAAAACGGTGAAGTAAAGAGAATTAAATTATCGTAATAAGTAATCAGAAATCAGTGGCTTAACCTTTCCATTTCCTGGGCTGAAATATCAAAATTTGCGTATACATGCTGAACATCATCAGAATCCTCTAACGCCTCCATTAATTTTAACATGGTTTCTGCGTTTTTCGCTTCAATCTTTACATAATTCTGGGGCATCATGCTAATTTCAGCAACAATATATTTAATACCATTTTTATCAAAGACTTTTTTAACTGGCTCAAAGCTTGAAAGGTTAGTTACGACTTCTATTTCATTTTCGTCTTCAGTAATATCCTCTGCGCCTGCTTCAAGGGCAATTTCCATTATTTTATCTCCATCTACAGCATTTTTGTCAAAGGAAATATAACCCTTTTTGCTGAATAACCAGGAAACACTACCTGCTTCGGCAAGGTTACCGTTGAGTCTTGTAAGGATGTAGCGAACATCGGCTGTTGTCCTCTTTTTGTTATCTGTTAATGTTTCTATAAGAATTGCAACCCCACCGGGTCCATATCCTTCATAGGTATGTTCTTCATAACGTTCTCCACCTTCAAGGGCGCCGGTTCCTTTTTTTATAGCCTTTTCAATATTATCTTTTGGCATATTCTCAGCCTTTGCCTGGGCAATCGCAACCCTGAGTCTTGCATTTGCTTCTGGATCACCCCCGCTAATGCGGGCAGCGGTCGTAATTTCTTTAATCAGCTTAGTAAATATTTTACCCCGCTTTGCATCAGCAGCGCCCTTTTTATGTTTAATTGAACTCCATTTACTATGTCCGGACATTGGTCCCCCCGAGAATTGAATGGTGGGCGATATTGGATTCGAACCAACGACCTCTGGTATGTGAGACCAGCGCTCTAACCATCTGAGCTAATCGCCCTTTAGTATTATTTTTATTATACCATATTTCAAATGTCAATATAAAGACAGGATGTGAATTTTGTTTAATTTTTTCTATCAATCATTTATTATCTTCCTATGAGCAGGTTTGTTTTTGGGCCCGTTCCTTCCAGAAGATTGGGGTTTTCATTAGGGGTAGATATTATTCCAAAAAAATATTGTAGTTTTGATTGTATATACTGCCAGATTGGAAAAACTACAAACAAAGAAATACTAAGGAAAGGTTTCTTTAACCCCTACGAAATAGTGAAAGAGGTAATTGAAAAGGCAAGTATATCAAAACATATCGATTTCATAACATTTTCAGGTTCTGGCGAGCCCACATTAAATTCAAATATTGGTTTGATGATTAATGAGATTAAAAAAAGAATAAATATACCAGTATCAGTCATTACTAACGGATCACTATTATTTAAAGAAGATGTGAGGAATGACCTCAAAACAGCAGACATTGTTCTGCCGTCATTGGATGCTGCGAGTGAAGACATATTTCGATACATAAATAGACCACATAGCTTGATAGAGCTTAGTTTATTAACAAAAGGTCTGAAAGAATTTAGAGATGAGTACCGTGGTAAGATATGGCTTGAGATTATGTTGATTAAAGGTATAAATGACGACATTGAAGAACTGAAAAAATTTAAAGATATTTTAAAATATCTTAATGTGGACAAAATCCAGCTTAATACAGTAACAAGGCCACCAAGTGAAGAAATAAAAGGCAGAATTAAAAAGACTGAGCTCGAGGAAATAAGCAAATTTTTTGGAAATAATTGTGAAGTAATATGCACATTCGAAAAGATTATTGTAAAAAATGAAAAAGAAGACTGGACAGAAATGGTATTAGATATTCTCAAAAGAAGGTCACTAAGTTTAGATGATATAGTAAAAATTACAGGTGTGTCGTTTTCCAAGGCTAAAAACCAATTACATGTAATGGAAAAAAAGGGGAAAATAAAAAGTTTTCATTTTGGCGAGGGTATCTTCTATTTAAAGAATGAATGACATTGTAGTAGTCATAAACCAATATAAAGAAATTGTAGAGAAATTGTTATTGACAAATTGCTGTGCCAAAATTTACTATAAATCTGTATCGTAATTTTCCTGCCTAAAAAACTTTCAAGGGGGGCTACAATGTTTTATACAGAAACGAAAGAATGGCATACAGAAAAAATGATATGGCGAACGATAAAATCATTGAAATCAAACTATTTTGATGCAGTATCTTTTACAAAAAGAGAGGAACTGGTTAATGCAGTGCTGAGCTATGTAAAGCCGAAGATGAAAGTCGGCTTTGGTGGTTCTATAACCATAAGGGAACTGGGTATTGTTGAGAGACTGAAGAAGGAGGATGTAACACTCCTCGACCATTGGAAAGAAGGGCTTGCAAAAGAAGAGATAGATAAAATCAGAATGCAGCAACTAACGTCAGATCTTTTCATCTCCGGTGCTAATGCGATAACGGAAAAGGGTGAAATAATCAATATTGACGGGTTCGGGAACAGAATCAACAGTATCACATTTGGTCCCAAGAAGGTCATCATCATTGCAGGTTATAATAAGATAGTTCCGGATATAGATGCAGGACTGGAGAGAATCAAAAGGATAGCTGCGCCTATCAATGCAAAAAGGTTGAATCTTACGCTGCCATGTACTGAGACAGGTTACTGCCATGACTGTAAGTCTGAAGCAAGAATATGCAGGGTTATATCTATTATACAGCGAAAACCATATTCAACAGACATCTCAATTTTCTTAATGAATGAAGAACTGGGCTTTTAAGGAGGGTTATATGAAAATCAAAAGGGCTGTGATAAGCGTATCAAACAAATCTGGCTTACAGGAATTGGCATCCTTCCTAAAAAACTATAGTGTTGAAATATTATCTACTGGTGGAACGAAGAAGTACCTTGACGGAATAGGGGTTAGCCCCATAGAAGTAAGTGCATACACTGGTTTTCCTGAAATAATGGATGGAAGGGTAAAAACACTTCACCCAAAAGTCCATGGTGGCATCCTCAATATCAGGGATAACAAAGAACATCAAAAGGCAATGGAATCCTTGAATATAAAACATATCGACATGATAGTTGTGAATCTTTACCCCTTCAAAGAAGTAATAAGCAAGGGATGTACATTTGAAGAAGCTATAGAAAACATAGATATTGGCGGGCCATCAATGATTAGAGCAGCAGCAAAAAATTTCAAGTATGTCACAGTAGTTATTGATCCGGATGACTACTCAAGGGTTATGGAGAATATGAAGGCTAATAACGGGGAAACAACAGAGGATTTGAGGTTTTATCTTGCAAAAAAGGTATTCTACTCAACTTCCGAGTACGATAGCAATATCTATAAATATTTATCAAAAATAAAACGTTAAAAGGAAGAAATATATGAAAATTCTTGTATTAGGGGGTGGTGGTAGAGAACATGCCCTTATATGGAAACTATCGCAGTCAAAAAATGTAAAAGCCTTATACTGTGTGCCAGGCAATGGTGGAATTTCTGAAATGGCAGACTGTATTGAAATGGATATAAATGACATAAGAGGCCTTATTGACTTCTCCAAAAAGGAATATATAGAGTTAGTTGTAGTCGGACCTGAAGGCCCGTTGGCATCTGGTGTTGTGGACGCTTTTGAAAAAGAAGGTATACCAATATTTGGTCCGCCTAAAAAGGGAGCACAGATAGAAACAAGTAAAATTTTTGCGAAAGAGTTGATGGACAGACATAAAGTACCAACTGCATCTTTTGAAACATTCTTCAAATATAACGATGCGCAAACATATCTAAAAAGTATCCAACCTCCTTATGTTATCAAAGCTGATGGGCTATGTGCAGGAAAGGGGGCTTATGTAATATTCGACAAACAGGAAGGTGAAGATGTTTTAAGGGCATTGATGGTAGAACTCATCCATGGAAATGCCGGTAAAAATGTAATTGTTGAGCACTTTTTACCAGGCGTTGAGGCTTCGTATATAGCCTTCACCGATGGTATATCAATCCTTCCATTGCTCGCCTCTCAGGATCATAAGCCATTACTCGATGATGACAGAGGTCCAAACACAGGTGGCATGGGCGCATATACACCGATACCCTTTATAAACAGTGCAATGGAAAGGGATATTAACGACTCAATCATGAATAGAACAATTCATGCCCTGAGCAATGAAGGTATTGATTATAAAGGCGCACTCTATGGCGGGTTAATGTTAAGGAACAATGAGCCGTATGTTCTTGAGTTTAATGCACGATTGGGAGATCCTGAAACCCAACCGATACTGTTTAAAATGGAAAGCGACATTCTCCCTATTTTGCTTGCCTGTGTCGAAGGTAAGTTGGACAGCATAAAAAAAATTGAATGGAAAAGTGGTGTCTCTGTATGTGTAGTAGTCGCATCAAGGGGTTACCCGGATAAACCCGAAAAGGGAAAAATTATCAAGGGATTGGAAAAACTTAAAAATGAAAAAGATGTTATTGTATTCCACGCAGGAACAAAAAAGGTCGGAAATGACTATTACACTTCAGGTGGAAGGGTTTTAGGAGTAACTGCAACAGGAGAAACATTTAAAGACGCAATTAACAAGGTCTATGAGGCTGTCTCATGTATAGAGTTTGACGGCATGCATTACAGGAAGGACATAGGCAGAAAAGCGTTAAATACAGGGAATAGGGGATAGGGTTTTAGGGGTTAGTAATGCTATCCCTGTACCATGAACCCTAAAGATGGAGGAAAAAATGGGTAAGGAGCATAATATAGGTCTTATTCCAGGCGATGGAACGGGCCCTGAGGTTATTGCTGAAGGCGTAAAGGTTTTGAATGCAACATCAAAAAAATTAGGATTTGTCTTAAAATTTAATGAGTATGACTTAGGTGGAGCAAGATATATAAAAACTGGAGAAACTCTCCCAGATAGTATCTTAAATGAATTAAGGCAATATGACGCCATATATCTCGGAGCTATCGGGCATCCCGATGTAAGACCAGGGATATTAGAGAAGGAGATCCTTTTAAGGATAAGGTTCGAACTCGATCAGTACATAAACCTGAGGCCTATTAAACTATACGAAGGTGTTGAAACGCCTTTAAAAAATAAAGGACCTAAAGAAATAGATTTCGTGGTGATAAGAGAAAATACAGAAGGGCTCTATACCGGTGCAGGTGGGGTCCTTAAAAGGGGTACCAAAGATGAGGTCGCCACACAAGAATCTATAAATACAAGGAAAGGTGTTGAAAGGTGTATAAGGTTTGCATATGAATATACCCAAAAGCGTAACAAAAACAAGAAACTCACTCTATGTGGCAAGACAAATGTCCTCACCTACGCATTTAATTTATGGGAAAGAACATTTTATGAACTCTCAAAGGAATATCCTGACATTAAAACCGAGTATGTCCATGTTGATGCAACCTGTATGTGGATGGTAAAAAATCCAGAATGGTTTGATGTGATTGTGACTGATAATATGTTTGGCGATATAATAACGGACCTTGGGGCTATGATCCAAGGTGGAATGGGCATAGCCTGTGGTGGAAATATCAATCCAAACGGTGTATCAATGTTTGAGCCTATTGGTGGTTCAGCCCCCAAATACACTGGTAAGAATGTTATAAATCCCTTAGCAGCAATACTTGCCGGGGGAATGATGCTTGAATTTATCGGGGAAAAAGAAGGTGCAAACATTATAGAAAATGCAGTACAAAAAGCACTTACACAAGATATAAAATCCCTTGATGCTGGCAAAATGGGAATGGGGACAAAGGAAGTAGGCGACCTTATTGTACGAAATGTTTTAAATTATTAAGTTTTTTTATTCTTCAATTCCTTTAGTTTCTTACTTAACGTATTCCTATTCATACCTAACAATTTTGCTGCTTTTGAAACATTATTCTTTGCAACCCTCATTGCTGCATTGATAAATACCTTTTCAATGATTGTTTGAATATTTAAAAGTATGTTGTCATTATTATCAGTTTTAGATAATAATAATTTATCTACTATAGTATCAGTTTTTACTTCAAGATTTTTATATAAGTTACTAATATCAATATATTTATTAGTATTTTCCATATAAAATAATATACTACTTAACATTAATACTATATCATTGAATGCTATGATGTTACATAATTTTTCTTCCTGTATTGCAATATTTTACAATATACATTGAACTAAAAAATTTCTTTCATCGACGACATTATTATAAACAAGTTGCTTTTAACCAGACTATCATTTATTTAGATCCTTAAAAAATGTACCAAATTCTCCTTTATCCGAAGCTTAACCTATAAAATTCCTCAGTTTGTAAATAGTGTTTTACACTGCTATTAAAAAAGCGATTTTTTCTCTTGACAAGGCAGCCATTTATTTTTAAATTGTATACAATTATTATGTATTAACGTTCCAAGGCAATACAATAAGAAAATTTAAGGAGGTTGCAATGGGTGAGCTGTTCAAGTGGGACTACTGAGGACAATTTGAATGACAAAGATGGTTTTGTTACAGATGCTGATGTGGCCTACATTAGGGAAAGAGCCAAAGGAGTAGTAGGCGGTATCTGCTGTATACAAGGGGTCTATATGGATGAGAAGCGGCAGGGCCAGGGCTATGTGGGTCAGGCGGCTTGCTGGGATGATAAGTATATTCCAGGCTTGAAGAGGCTTGCAGATGCAATTCATGAAGAGAAAGCTGTGGCTTCGTGTCAGTTGATGCACTGCGGTCGTGTTGGTGCTGTTGAGGTAGAATACTGTCATGGTCCATCACCAGTACCACAGAGATTAAGGATATTCAGACCAGTCCAGGTAATGACCAAGGATGATATCAAACGGTGTGTCGATCAACATGCTACTGCTGCAGAGAGACTCTGCAAGGCAGGTTTTGACATCGTTGAGATCTCAGGTATCGTCGGCTACCTTATCTCGAACTTCATCTCGAGCTACACCAACAAAAGAACTGATGAATATGGTGGTGATATCCGGGGAAGGATGAGGATGGTTGTAGAGCTTATTCAAGCAGTCAAGAAGGTTATCGGTGATCGCCCCTTAGGGGTTCGCCTTTGCTCCGATGAGCTCCTCGATGATGTCCGTGGAAACACGCCGGAAGAGTCGATGATTACGTATCAGATAGCTGAAGAGGCTGGAGCAGATTACATGAGCGTTACCCTCGGCTGGCAGGAATCAATCTACCCGGTTATCAGCAGAGATATCCCTCAGGGGAACTGGCTCTTCCTTGCAGAACGCGCCAAAAAACATATCAAGATACCTGTCCAGATGGCTTACAGGCTCTTTAATCCTGCAATACCCAATAAGGCTATTGGAGATGGCAAACTGGATTTCTGGGAAATGTGCCGTCCCATGATTGCTGATCCACATATGCCGAAAAAGGTCCTGGAAGGAAGAGAGGATGAAATCAGGCCATGTGTGGCATGCAATCTCTGTCTTGCAAGACTCTTCCGCGATGCCCCTATGACATGCTACATAAACCCGGTTTGTGCCCATGACCACGATCCAAAGTTTCACATTACACCAGCAGAAATGAAGAAGAAGATCATGATCGTCGGTGCAGGGGCTGCTGGTTTGGAATGTGCGTGGGTTGCCGCAGAGAGAGGGCATGAGGTCCATGTATACGATAAGCTGACGGAAGTAGGGGGAACCCTCCTTGAGGCACGTAAAGCGCCTTATGGAGATGAGGAACTTTATTATCAGATAAATTTTGCAAAGGCAAAATCTGATAAGGCAGGCGTAAAATTCCATTTAGGCATAGAAGTAACACCAGAACTAATTGACGAAGAAATGCCCGACACAGTTGTCCTGGCAGTGGGACCTAAATACATTAAAGGGACTGCCCCTGGTTTCGATAAACCCAATGTTGTTGGCGTTCTTGATGTTTTAGCCGGAAAAGCCAAGGTCGGAGAAAACATTGTCGTCTGGGGTAACAAAAAACCAGGCGTCGGCGTTGCTCTATATCTCGCAAAACAGAAAAAGAAGGTAACCATTGTCGGTAGAAATAAAGATTTTGCGATTGATATTAATCCTTCCTTCAGGTGGCGCTATAATGCATATTTACGACAAAATGGTGTAACTGTGTATAACGATTGTGACATCGTAGAGATTACCAACAACAGTGTCACCGCAATGACCTATGATGGTTATCAGATTCCCATCAAGACAGATACTGTGGTCTGCACTGAACGTGCTCCGAACCAAGATTTAAAGAATGCAGTAAAAGACTTAGGTGTGGAGATTTTTGAAATAGGAGACATGGTAATACCTCGTAACCTGTCAAGTGCGGTCCATGATGGTTATAAAGTAGGCCTAAGGATTTAAAACTAATTAAGGAGGGATAATATGCCTGTTGATGCAGAAAAGGAAATAAGTCGCTTATGGAGGGCATTACATGGTGCCCAAGATAGCACTATAAAAACATTTTATCAGTGGCGTAATGCTGCTGTGGGGCTGCTTCCAAATGCTAATCCATCAGAAATTGCTTTAAAAGGCTGGGAAGCCATGGCTCAGAATATGGGTAAATCATTTCTCCCGAGGCTGAGCTTCTCTAAAGGTGAAGAGGCCTTTTTAAAACAAGTTGCAGGACTTTATGTGAATACCTGGCAGGGTTACGGTGCTGTGGTAAAAGTTGAAAAAGGCAGTAACCCTATGGAAGCTTTTATTAAATGGGAAAGGTGCCCATGGCCATCGTTTGCAAAGGATTTTGATGCTCCTTTAAAAGAAGATGTGACCGGATGCGACCTCGTTCTTCAGATA contains the following coding sequences:
- the porB gene encoding pyruvate synthase subunit PorB, producing the protein MMLPSIDIYAANTVSREEFAVSGHRACQGCAEILAVRLALKAFGRNTIMVMATGCMEIISTPLPTTDWKLPWIHVAFENAAAVASGVESALKILMEKNKIPRKDINVVTIGGDGGTSDIGLQALSGALERGHKFTYICVDNEAYMNTGIQRSSSTPYGAMTTTTPPGKKSIGQSTWKKDMPKIAAAHNIPYVATACPSYPFDLLAKIKKAKMVYGPSYIHVLSVCPTGWRIPSNMAIRYGRLAVETGIFPLYEIENGEYRLTYNPEPLRQVGDYLNGQGRFRHLTPETISEIREHVNADWERLKHLCGVK
- a CDS encoding NAD(P)H-dependent oxidoreductase subunit E is translated as MEVDIGKLNTILNKYGGDKSYILAMFQDIQKEYRYLPKDTLKYICDKLNIPFSKGYEVATFYKAISLKPRGKHTIHVCLGTACHLRGGPNILDSFERVLNVKKGDTTGDGMFTLESVNCLGACALAPLVKVDEKDFGKTTSVTVNKIISEFKDGE
- a CDS encoding NADH-quinone oxidoreductase subunit NuoF, whose translation is MSPEQLDNIALEYKKKVKIYDKVVKICCGTGCISSGSLKLYDRFKDIINLEGLAAKVLVKKTGCHGLCERGPIVVFGDDEILYQSVGKRNVNEDVKSLIETIKSNKIADKLLYKGDDKTKRYVSPLDIPFYAGQNRIVLSLNGTIDPEDIDEYIQRGGYRALYKALKMNTDEIIDWVQKSGLRGRGGGGFPTGAKWRSCKDAEGQPKYILANGDEGDPGAFMDRSLMEGNPHAVLEGMIIGGYAIGSNQGYIYVRDEYPLAVNRLSKAIEKAREYGFLGRNIFNSGFKFDITIFRGGGAFVCGESTALMSSIEGKAGEPRAKYVHTVEKGLWEKPSNLNNVETWACVPHIINKGWEWFASIGTQGSKGTKVFSLVGKVKNTGLIEVPMGMTLREIIFGLGGGIQGDKKFKAVQTGGPSGGCIPAEYLEMPVDFDSLTKLGSMMGSGGMIVMDERNCMVDVARYFLTFLVEESCGKCTPCREGVRRMYEIVERICNGNGDKGDIEHLEELARAINLGSLCALGQSAPNPVLSTIKYFKDEYLAHIEDKKCPAGVCKALIKFSIVPEKCTGCTLCAHECPVKCITGKKKEVHTIDQAQCIRCGTCYDNCRFDAIKIE
- a CDS encoding 2Fe-2S iron-sulfur cluster-binding protein; this encodes MVEFKINGKLAKGEKGEPILNIARREGHVIPSLCYHETLGSDGRCRLCVVEVRKGNRKRIVTSCLYGAENGIEVYTESPDVWLVRKTVLELLLARCPDSEIIHHLAGQYGVKNVRYTKDKDKGKCILCSLCVRTCESIVGVSAIDMSGKGPAKKVTTPFDEPSDVCIGCGACVVVCPTGHIYMEDKSGVRTIWKKQFELARCPKCGRYHAPVEQLQFISQKSGTSVDELLVCQDCK
- a CDS encoding DUF4115 domain-containing protein, whose product is MSIDLYKIGQFLKEKREEKGLTIVEISNVLFLRKSLIEAIESGNWDVLPHPVYVKGYIKEYASLLKVYDEIVHDLVEENNAVVIDVPVQQKSEPKRKKLSKTILLYPVTIALIITVFFIFNKTQNNQTPTIKLGNATGHISASSYNNNGVDKKNIPNIPDVKRLMITCHERTWISVVIDETEKKEFMLNPQEIIMLNAKEKFDLLIGNAGGVKLFLNGKDIEFTGKNGEVKRIKLS
- a CDS encoding YebC/PmpR family DNA-binding transcriptional regulator, yielding MSGHSKWSSIKHKKGAADAKRGKIFTKLIKEITTAARISGGDPEANARLRVAIAQAKAENMPKDNIEKAIKKGTGALEGGERYEEHTYEGYGPGGVAILIETLTDNKKRTTADVRYILTRLNGNLAEAGSVSWLFSKKGYISFDKNAVDGDKIMEIALEAGAEDITEDENEIEVVTNLSSFEPVKKVFDKNGIKYIVAEISMMPQNYVKIEAKNAETMLKLMEALEDSDDVQHVYANFDISAQEMERLSH